Proteins encoded by one window of Dietzia sp. B32:
- a CDS encoding NAD(P)H-quinone dehydrogenase yields MTQRIIIIGGGPAGYEAALVAAQYGADVTIVDSDGIGGNCVLSDCVPSKTFIATTGVRTDMRRAEEMGVQAHFDPTAYKLGQVNGRVKSLARAQSADIRSQLQREGVRLLSGRARLHDSQPGMASHRIAVTFEGGQEKIFDADVVLIATGSSPRVLSGAEPDGERILNWRQLYDLTELPKHLVVIGSGVTGAEFVSAFTEMGVKVTMVSSRDRVLPHEDADAALVLEEALSERGVSLVKHARADAVEHFEDGIIVRLGDGRTVKGSHALICVGSVPNTEGLGLESAGVELQRSGHIKVDRVSRTSAPGIYAGGDCTDLFPLASVAAMQGRIAMYHALGEGVSPIKLRTVASAVFTRPEIATVGISHAQIESGEVPARVEVMPLSGNPRAKMRSLRRGFVKLFCRPASGVVIGGVVVAPTASELILPISVAVRNQLTVGDLAGSFSVYPSMTGTITEAARQLMRHDDLD; encoded by the coding sequence GTGACGCAACGCATCATCATCATCGGCGGCGGACCCGCCGGATACGAGGCCGCGCTGGTCGCGGCCCAGTACGGTGCGGACGTCACGATCGTCGACTCCGACGGCATCGGTGGCAACTGCGTCCTCAGCGACTGCGTCCCGTCCAAGACGTTCATCGCCACCACCGGCGTCCGCACGGACATGCGGCGGGCCGAGGAGATGGGCGTGCAGGCGCACTTCGATCCCACCGCCTACAAGCTGGGCCAGGTCAACGGCAGGGTGAAGTCCCTGGCCCGCGCCCAGTCCGCGGACATCCGGTCGCAGCTCCAGCGCGAGGGCGTGCGGCTGCTCTCCGGACGGGCCCGTCTCCACGACTCCCAGCCCGGTATGGCCTCGCACCGCATCGCGGTGACCTTCGAGGGCGGCCAGGAGAAGATCTTCGACGCCGACGTGGTGCTCATCGCCACCGGATCCAGTCCCCGGGTGCTGTCGGGGGCCGAGCCGGACGGCGAGCGGATCCTCAACTGGCGTCAGCTCTACGACCTCACCGAGCTGCCCAAGCACCTCGTGGTCATCGGCTCGGGCGTCACCGGTGCGGAGTTCGTCTCGGCGTTCACCGAGATGGGCGTCAAGGTGACCATGGTGTCCAGCCGCGACCGTGTGCTGCCGCACGAGGACGCCGACGCCGCCCTGGTGCTGGAGGAGGCGCTGAGCGAGCGGGGCGTGTCGCTGGTCAAGCACGCACGTGCCGACGCGGTCGAGCACTTCGAGGACGGGATCATCGTCCGGCTCGGCGACGGCCGCACGGTCAAGGGCTCCCACGCCCTCATCTGCGTGGGTTCCGTTCCCAACACCGAGGGACTCGGCCTGGAGAGCGCCGGCGTCGAACTGCAGCGCAGCGGCCACATCAAGGTCGACCGCGTCTCGCGGACCTCCGCGCCGGGGATCTACGCGGGCGGCGACTGCACCGACCTGTTCCCGCTCGCGTCCGTGGCCGCCATGCAGGGGCGCATCGCGATGTACCACGCACTCGGCGAGGGCGTCAGCCCCATCAAGCTGCGGACCGTCGCCTCGGCGGTGTTCACGCGCCCGGAGATCGCCACCGTCGGTATCTCGCACGCGCAGATCGAGAGCGGCGAGGTGCCGGCGCGCGTGGAGGTCATGCCGCTGTCCGGTAACCCGCGGGCCAAGATGCGCAGCCTGCGCCGCGGCTTCGTCAAGCTCTTCTGTCGTCCGGCCTCGGGAGTGGTGATCGGCGGCGTGGTCGTCGCCCCCACCGCCTCCGAGCTCATCCTGCCGATCTCGGTGGCGGTGCGGAACCAGCTCACAGTGGGCGATCTCGCGGGCTCGTTCTCGGTCTACCCGTCGATGACGGGCACGATCACGGAGGCGGCTCGCCAGCTCATGCGCCACGACGACCTCGACTGA
- a CDS encoding gamma-glutamylcyclotransferase — MPLYAAYGTNMYPDQMNTRAPHSPFAGTGWLEGWRLTFAGDDPTWEGAVATVVEDPDSRVFVVLYDVPDEDVRALDRWEGTDQMPARKIRVRITRRPTVPDGPPVGAQESEFAVDAAPAGTDDTVLAWLYVMDAFEGGLPSARYLGLLADAAECAGAPESYVHELRTRESRNVGPGA; from the coding sequence GTGCCTCTCTACGCCGCGTACGGGACGAACATGTATCCCGATCAGATGAACACCCGCGCGCCGCACTCTCCCTTCGCCGGGACGGGGTGGCTCGAGGGTTGGCGCCTGACCTTCGCCGGGGACGACCCCACGTGGGAGGGTGCTGTCGCCACCGTCGTCGAGGACCCGGACTCCAGGGTGTTCGTGGTGCTCTACGACGTCCCCGACGAGGACGTCCGCGCCCTCGACCGCTGGGAGGGCACGGATCAGATGCCCGCGCGCAAGATCCGGGTCCGCATCACCCGCCGGCCCACCGTGCCCGACGGCCCCCCTGTCGGCGCGCAGGAGTCCGAGTTCGCGGTGGACGCCGCCCCGGCCGGCACCGACGACACCGTGCTCGCCTGGCTGTACGTGATGGACGCCTTCGAGGGCGGCCTGCCGTCGGCGCGGTACCTGGGCCTGCTCGCGGATGCCGCCGAGTGCGCGGGTGCCCCCGAGTCCTACGTGCACGAGCTGCGCACCCGCGAATCGCGCAACGTCGGTCCGGGCGCCTGA